A window from Schistosoma haematobium chromosome 1, whole genome shotgun sequence encodes these proteins:
- a CDS encoding hypothetical protein (EggNog:ENOG41034AA~COG:J), whose translation MDNLKFLLRHQSDFIISLIKNMSVSLKTQVLNSTMTSDSIATSINEFGFHPENRIVLRRGLSAMSIYLLLMVESETKVLNEYVYYGVSEHERFYNFILPKKPADITFRETIECLTSIFGGQSSIFHTRYQCFQSADKPQNDSVMHASVVSREREQFRLRMSSDQFKYLIFVCTLQSAVDTDIRTWSLARIKQYTNISLRTVSE comes from the coding sequence ATGGATAATCTGAAATTTTTATTGCGGCACCAAAGTGATTTTATCATATCACTGATCAAGAACATGTCAGTATCCCTGAAAACCCAGGTACTTAATTCTACTATGACTTCCGATTCTATTGCGACTTCAATAAATGAATTCGGGTTTCATCCGGAAAATAGGATTGTTTTGAGGCGAGGTTTAAGCGCCATgagtatatatttattattgatggtAGAGAGTGAAACGAAGGTTCTAAACGAATATGTTTACTACGGAGTTTCTGAACATGAAAGGTTCTATAATTTTATTCTCCCGAAGAAGCCAGCCGACATTACATTCAGAGAAACAATAGAATGCCTGACAAGTATATTCGGTGGACAATCATCAATTTTTCACACTAGATACCAGTGTTTCCAGAGTGCAGATAAACCACAGAACGATTCTGTGATGCATGCAAGCGTCGTGAGCCGGGAACGTGAGCAGTTCCGGTTACGGATGTCCTCAGATCAATTtaaataccttatttttgtaTGTACGTTACAATCTGCAGTAGATACGGACATCAGAACATGGAGTTTAGCGAGGATCAAACAATATACCAATATCAGTCTGCGAACGGTATCTGAATAA